ACATACTACTCCAAGCATGATGCCGGCAATAATATATAAACGTGATTTCTCTATTTGCTTTGTTACGGCAAGTATTACTCCAAGTAATAAAGATATTTCTAAACATTCACGAAATACAATTAAAGCAATTTTAAACATTTTATACCTTACATCTAATTAACAATAAGACAGCCTTGAGCAGTTTCTTGATGGAAATCACCGAAAAAATCGTATCTTCCGGAGGCTAAAGGTGCAAGTATAATATTTATAGAGGAGTTAGGCATTACTATTCTTTCTCGATGGAGATCATTACTTTCAAATTCTTCTACTATATCATCCTGGTTATGAATAACTAACAGTAATTTCGTATTTTTAGGTACTTCAATCAGATTGGGAGTAAATTTATGATTTTTTATAATAATATTTACTTCTAATATCTCTTCTTTAGTATCTTTACTAGGATGCTTATTTATAGCGATAATTATAATTATTACTAGTAAAAAACCTATTGAACTTAATAATAAAATAATATTTCTCATGTAAGTACCTATAAAAAAAATTTAGCCGGCAATTTTTATTAAGGAGACAAAATACACTAATATAACCATAATGACAAGAATAGTTAACAAAATATAATTCTTTTGTTTTTGAATATTTTTTTTAAAAGGCATATTTTTTATTATTTTATGTTCTACTTAGGTTATTACAAGTACGGTGTCATACCGTGGCTTGACCACGGTATCCAGAAAAATCTTAGTAAAAAGACTGGATACCGTGGTCAAGCCCACTACTGTACGAACGTTTAAATAAAGAGGTAAAAATTCTGTCATTCCGTGGCTACGACCACGGAATCCAGCTTTATAATATCATAAAAAGATTCTAAAATAAGTCTAATATGGCTTTATTTTCCTGGATGCCGTGATCAAGTCACGGCATGACACAGCCTTTTTTCAACGTTCGTACAGTAGTGGGTCAAGCCACGGCATGACACCGAAACACTTTGCAAAAATTCGAGCCATACAACAACGCCTTGCTTACGCGGGAATGACATCGAGGCGTATGACATTTTTTTCTTTTTTACGGTTTAAAATTATTTAACTCAAGCATTAAATATTCCTCCAAGGGTAATGAGTCATTAGAAATGACTTTATTTAAATTCGATCCCGTAGCTTTAAAAGTTTTGCCTTTAGCAATTACTGTTCTAGTTCCTACCGGCACTTTGCCGTGAAGAGCATATGAAAAAATTAAGGGATAAGTAATATCGCCTATTTTCATATCAATTTTTTTCTGCAATAGCTTTGAATCATATAATATTTTACCGTCTGATAAACGAGTGATTTTTGCATCAAAGACTATTTTTTCTCCGCATAATAAAGGCAGCCGATAAGCTATTTCATCATCAAACACTTTTACTTCATTACTTTGTATAAAGTTTTGCGGTAATATAGATTTTAATACAACATTCAGCCTATACGGACTGTTTGGGTCAATATTTTTACTTTGGTATTCTTGATTATAATAGGCATATTTTACCGGAATAATTGCCTCTCTTGCTTGACCGACCATCATGCCGACAATTACGCTATCCATCCCCGGTAATATA
This genomic window from Rickettsia endosymbiont of Ceutorhynchus obstrictus contains:
- a CDS encoding palindromic element RPE4 domain-containing protein — encoded protein: MTEFLPLYLNVRTVVGLTTVSSLFTKIFLDTVVKPRYDTVLVIT
- a CDS encoding FKBP-type peptidyl-prolyl cis-trans isomerase, with translation MQKFLTLIIVMLILYNIVKMKTSSSLDNNQKEQTTVNNLTSENRPPDHAEPNNPLTGNLIEKTISKVIINALKTEEGRVFFENLLQPLNKPLDTENYTIEVHKDLITPLFKINTIGNGNIGPASCGHVVTVYYQLSDIDNNLLTEDTKTFTLGSRAILPGMDSVIVGMMVGQAREAIIPVKYAYYNQEYQSKNIDPNSPYRLNVVLKSILPQNFIQSNEVKVFDDEIAYRLPLLCGEKIVFDAKITRLSDGKILYDSKLLQKKIDMKIGDITYPLIFSYALHGKVPVGTRTVIAKGKTFKATGSNLNKVISNDSLPLEEYLMLELNNFKP
- a CDS encoding cupredoxin domain-containing protein; protein product: MRNIILLLSSIGFLLVIIIIIAINKHPSKDTKEEILEVNIIIKNHKFTPNLIEVPKNTKLLLVIHNQDDIVEEFESNDLHRERIVMPNSSINIILAPLASGRYDFFGDFHQETAQGCLIVN